DNA sequence from the Saimiri boliviensis isolate mSaiBol1 chromosome 5, mSaiBol1.pri, whole genome shotgun sequence genome:
CAGGCAGGTCCCCCTGACCTGGGGCTCTTCCTGCCTGTGGCTCTAAGCAGGGGCAGTGCTGGAATTATTCAGCTCCTTCTCATGAGAGAGGAAACCTCAGCCAGCCCTGATATTGGATGAAGGTTCTCTCCTTGTGGAGAGGAAGCTGGCTTTGTTTCAAGTGCCAATGCTGAATTCAGTCCTAACAATTACAGAAACGGCCTAGCCAAGATGTTTTTCTCTTGATTTGATCTTTGGATCAGATTCCCAGAAGCTGGCGCTCTGATCTGCCTGCCAGCAGGGTGGCAGAGGCCCACAGTCCCACTGGGGATGAAATACTCAGTGTGATTGTTCGGGCAGGTGACGTGTCCTTCCTCATCCCCAGTCCTTCTATAAAGAGGACCCCTGAGCAGGCAGCACGGCCGCTGAGCGGATAGACGAGGTGAGCTCCGCAGAGGCCAGgcggggtgggggatgggggggcAATTTCTTAAGTCGTGGAAATTAAGGCCAACTGAGGCAGGGAGTTCATCTCCAAATAGTGGTTTGAAACCACAGAAACTGAAACTGCTAGGAAAACAGTAAGATTATTTTTTTATCCATTGCCATTTTCGCCAGGGCCGCCTGTACCGGGGCTGGTGGAGGAAGCCGGGTGGTCTCGCCCCTCCTGGGTTCCTCCTGCCGCAGGTGGGCTGCGTCGCAGAGCAGGAAGCGCTGGGAAGATGCGGGCCCGTGTGGCGCTGGGGCTGGCACTCTGCCTGCTGCTGGGGCCTCTCGCAGGTGAGGGGCCGCTCTGGAGGGACCCAGCCACCTGGACCCACCCCGGACAGCCCTCCGGTTCTCTCCCCTCCTGCCGGGCCGCTGCAAAACCCCCGAGCCCTgcagatggggtggggtgggcccaGCCGGCACTTGGGGGCTCCTCTTGGGTGACAGCTCTTCTTCCTTTGCAGGGACCAAGCCTGTGCAGGAGGAAGGAGGTAACTTCTCCAATGTCTTTCCTTTCATTTGCATGAGTAATTGGCGTGCGCGGGGAGAGACTGCTTGGGAGAGCAAGAGGCTTCTTACCCCGGGCAGGCGCATCAAGAGCCCTGGCTCAGCTCGGGCCTGAGCGTGGAAAACACGCCCCGGAGAGCCAGCCTGGAGCTGTGCGAGCAGAGGGTCTTCCAGCGGGCACCCTGCCCTCCAGCCACCTGGGAACACACTGGGCAGGGGAGCTGGGGCCCCCTGACCCTCTGACATTCCCACCCTcatcctgggctccagccccCAGGCCCTCCCAGCCCTGAGCCCCGAGTCAGTCCCGTATCTTCAGGGCCGCCCTTGGCTGGGCTCTAGGACAGCCTGTGtccggggaggcagaggcaagcgtCTGTGCTTCCCTCTGAAATCCCACCAGGTTGCTGACGGTGCCCCACGCCCTCCCCACGCGACCCCCTCCTCAAACAAGACAggcctccccacccttccccttcttcctcttcctccatctcccagacCAGGCGTCCCAAGGACCCAGGTCACCACCCCACTGCTGCGAGGGGACGGGCCCCCACTCTGGGAATGTCATATCACTGTGGGCACAGCTGGGCACCATCACCTGCCTTGAGGCCTCCAAGGACGATGTCTCCAGGCAGGGCCACGGGGACAGCCCCCGAGGCAGGTGTCATGTGTCTTTCAGAGCCCTACGCGGAGCTGCCGCCCATGCCCTACTGGCCTTTCTCCACCTCTGACTTCTGGAACTACGTGCAGCACTTCCAGGCCCTGGGGGCTTACCCCCAGATCGAGGACATGGCACGCACCTTCTTCGCGCACTTCCCCCTGGGGAGCACCCTGGGCTTCCACGTCCCCTATCAGGAGGACTGACTGGTGTCCAGCCTGGTGCCCGCCCGCCCCGCCAGGCTGCCGTAGGTCAGGCCTCCGCAGGCATGGAGTCCCCGTAAAGCTCTGGCTCCGGCGGGGGGTCAGGCCTGTTCTCAATAAACTCCGGACTGAGGACGCACAGCCAGCATTGCGGGTTTTCTTTCCAGGACAGCTGCGCTCAGTTCCCGTTTACTTGACTTCACAAACGAAGCTGGCCTTATTTGGGTTCCCAGGGAGCACTTTCATGAACTCTTGTAAATGCGTGCACTATTTCCGTCCACACCAGGGATCTTATATCTTCAGCAGGCTCAAGACCCAGGACTGGCTTTCTGGGTCTCATCCATTTCCCACAGGGACCCTGAAGGGTGCTGCAGTTCCCCCAGAttacaggtgaggaagctgaggcagagaccTCCAGTCACTGCCTGACTtgtgaaggtcacacagctggttagAGGGGAGCCAGACTCCAGTTCCAGGCACCCTTGCTCCAGGCCACTAAGCTGGGCAGCAGGTGAACCCACACCACAACGCGCCCTGCGAGGAGTgcccaggaggcagcaggaaACACAGAAGTGAGAGGCTCCACCTGTATCTGTCATCGTCAGGGGCAGCGGCAAGGCTTTAAGGATGCTGGAAGGGGCGTCACCTGGGCACCCTGGGGCACTGGAAGGCTGGGCAGGCAGCAAGGATGGCGTCTCAGGGATGCGCCACCAGCAATGGGATGGCCTCTGCGCAGGTGGTGAGCCCCCCATCCCTGCAGGGTGTACAAGCGGACCCCGGAGACCCACGGCCCCACCCCTTCGCTAGTAAAGACCTCCACTTACTGGTCACTCCTGCTGGCCACTGCCCAGTCCCGGTTCCACCCGACTGGCTTTCACCTGGGTCCTTCAGGGAGGCGCACACTGGCAGGCACGAGCCTCACCCGATGTCCACTCCTGCTTCTCCCCACACCCCAAAATGTCCACTCAGACCGGGCAGCCCCTTCCCGGGCCACCCTCCCTCGCACAACTCAGCTCAACCATCCCTGTCCCTGGAACCCCCGTGCTGGCCCCTCCTGTTCTCTACAATCTAACCCCCAGCCCCACCGCCTTTCAGACCCGTTGAAGAAAACATTATTGGAAACTTTCAGAAGTTATTCTGAACCCTGGAGATGGGTGTGGGGACCACTGCCACGGGGTCTTGCAGTAGGGGAGGGGGACCGGGCTCAACTCAGAACAGCACAGGCAGAGGGGGTTTGCGGCTGAGCAGCAGGTGGGGTCGGGGATGGGAAATCACCGGGACGAACCCAGTGCAGTAGGGGGATGCTGGCCTGGACTACCGACCCCGCAGGGCTCTCGCCGAAGACAGGCCTGGGTGATCAGATATCCCCCTGGGGTGCTGCGGGGCCAGGAGCCGGATCCCATATCCAGGGTGGGGACTGACTGAACCCACCTAGCAGGGCTCTCTGCGGAAACGGAACCGACAACGACGTGCACAGATGGGCCTGGGAGGCGGTTCTGGGGCCACCGGAGTCCGGAGTCCGGCTGAGCAAAGAATCTCTGACAAAGTCTCGTGGGAGCACCCGCTGCcctctccccccctccctccagcgtgtccctcctctttccccttccttctgcttttcctCCCATTTCTCTCATTcacagtcttttttaaaattatggtaaaaCTTCACGAATTGTTTCCATCTTAACCATGTTTGAGCGGCGTTAAGCACCTTCGCGGGGCTGTGCGGCCATCACCACCTCCCTCTGCAGACCGTTTTCATCTGTCAAGGCTGAAACTCCGTCCCCACTAAGCACAGACCCCGCGTCTCCCCTCCCCGGACCCCGACGCCCGCCTCTACGCCTCTGTCTCCCCGGCCCTGACTCCCGGAGGGGCCTCTGCGGGGCGGAATCGCGCAGCGTGGTCGGCAGTGGTTCATTCACCGGCGCCGCGTCCCCCACGTCCACGTGCGTGGCGGCAGGGGTGGGCGCTCCCCTCTTTCTAAAGGCGGCGTAGTGCCCCCGGGGCGCGCGGGCCACGTTCGCGCTCACCCACAGCGGGCGGCCGCGGCCCCTCTTCCACTGATTAGAAATAACGCTGCTGTGCACGTGGGGTCCGGACGCCTCTGGGAGCCTCTGCTTTCCGCCCTCTGGGCCTGCGCCCGGAAGCGAGTGCTGGGCCACGCGGGCGCCCGGGCTGCGGGTTCGGGGCCGCCCGGCTGCACCTCCCGCCCCCGACGCGCAGCGGCCCCTCAGGGGGCTTGGTTTGCATCGCGGCTGCTCGTCTGCGCACTGGCCAGGTGGGTGTCTTCTCCAGACGCACGTCCGAAGGCGCAGCCCTTGGCCCCCGTGGCCTCCGTGACCCCCGTGCCTCCTGTGACCCCCGTGACTCCTGTGACCCCCGTGACTCCTGTGGTCCCCGTGACTCCTGTGACCCCGTGACTCCTGTGACCCCCGTGACTCCTGTGGTCCCCGTGACTCCTGTGACCCCGGTGACTCCTGTGACCCCCGTGACTCCTGTGGTCCCCGTGCCTCCTGTGACCCCCGTGACTGCTGTGGCCCCTGTGACCCCCATGACTCCTGTGACCCCCGTGACTGCTGTGGCCCCTGTGACCCCCATGACTCCTGTGACCCCCGTGACTCCTGTGGTCCCCGTGCCTCCTGTGGTCCCCGTGACTCCTGTGACCCCCGTGACTCCTGTGACCCCCGTGCCTCCTGTGGTCCCCGTGACTCCTGTGACCCCCGTGACTGCTGTGGCCCCTGTGACCCCCATGACTCCTGTGACCCCCGTGACTCCTGTGGTCCCCGTGCCTCCTGTGGTCCCCGTGACTCCTGTGACCCCCGTGACTCCTGTGACCCCCGTGCCTCCTGTGGTCCCCGTGACTCCTGTGGTCCCCGTGACTCCTGTGACCCCCGTGACTCCTGTGGTCCCCGTGCCTCCTGTGGTCCCCGTGACTCCTGTGACCCCCGTGACTCCTGTGACCCCCGTGACTCCTGTGGTCCCCGTGACTCCTGTGACCCCGTGACTCCTGTGACCCCCGTGACTCCTGTGGTCCCCGTGACTCCTGTGACCCCGGTGACTCCTGTGACCCCCGTGACTCCTGTGGTCCCCGTGCCTCCTGTGACCCCCGTGACTGCTGTGGCCCCTGTGACCCCCATGACTCCTGTGACCCCCGTGACTGCTGTGGCCCCTGTGACCCCCATGACTCCTGTGACCCCCGTGACTCCTGTGGTCCCCGTGCCTCCTGTGGTCCCCGTGACTCCTGTGACCCCCGTGACTCCTGTGACCCCCGTGCCTCCTGTGGTCCCCGTGACTCCTGTGACCCCCGTGACTGCTGTGGCCCCTGTGACCCCCATGACTCCTGTGACCCCCGTGACTCCTGTGGTCCCCGTGCCTCCTGTGGTCCCCGTGACTCCTGTGACCCCCGTGACTCCTGTGACCCCCGTGCCTCCTGTGACCCCCGTGACTCCTGTGGTCCCCGTGCCTCCTGTGGTCCCCGTGACTCCTGTGACCCCCGTGACTCCTGTGGTCCCCGTGCCTCCTGTGGTCCCCGTGACTCCTGTGACCCCCGTGACTCCTGTGGTCCCCGTGACTCCtgtgacccccatgcctcctgtgGCCCCCGTGCCTCCTGTGGTCCCTGTGACTCCTGTGACCCCCGTGACTCCTGTGACCCCCGTGCCTCCTGTGGTCCCCGTGCCTCCTGTGACCCCCGTGACTGCTGTGGCCCCTGTGACCCCCGTGACTCCTGTGACCCCCGTGACTGCTGTGGCCCCTGTGACCCCCATGACTCCTGTGACCCCCGTGACTCCTGTGGTCCCCGTGCCTCCTGTGGTCCCCGTGACTCCTGTGACCCCCGTGACTCCTGTGACCCCCGTGCCTCCTGTGGTCCCCGTGACTCCTGTGACCTCCGTGACTGCTGTGGCCCCTGTGACCCCCATGACTCCTGTGACCCCCGTGACTGCTGTGGCCCCTGTGACCCCCATGACTCCTGTGACCCCCGTGACTCCTGTGGTCCCCGTGCCTCCTGTGGTCCCCGTGACTCCTGTGACCCCCGTGACTCCTGTGACCCCCGTGCCTCCTGTGGTCCCCGTGACTCCTGTGACCCCCGTGACTGCTGTGGCCCCTGTGACCCCCATGACTCCTGTGACCCCCGTGACTCCTGTGGTCCCCGTGCCTCCTGTGGTCCCCGTGACTCCTGTGACCCCCGTGACTCCTGTGACCCCCGTGCCTCCTGTGACCCCCGTGACTCCTGTGGTCCCCGTGCCTCCTGTGGTCCCCGTGACTCCTGTGACCCCCGTGACTCCTGTGGTCCCCGTGCCTCCTGTGGTCCCCGTGACTCCTGTGACCCCCGTGACTCCTGTGGTCCCCGTGACTCCTGTGACCCCGGCCGTCTCTGCGGCGGAGCCTGCCTCCCTGTTTATTCTGGCTCCGGCTGCGTGGCTGAGGCCTGCTCTGCGGGCGCTGCTCCCGCGGCCGGCGGCCTCTTCTCTCCGCGGCCGCCCGTCCGAGGTGCTGCAGACGCCGCCCTCGGCAGGGCAGAGACGGACGCCGGAGGCCGCGCGCGCGCCAGTGGCCCCGAGCACCCGGGACGCGAGACCGCGGACGGCAATGCGCGCGGGCGGGCACCACAGAGGCGCGGTCCTCCGGCGTCTAGACCTGCCGCGTGGCGCGCGCCGGAAGCGGCCCCGCGGCCGGAAGTGAGCCCAGAGCGCCGCGGGCCCGCGATGAAGCCGGCGGTGGACGAGATGTTCCCCGAGGGCGCCGGGCCCTACGTGGACCTGGACGAGGTGTCGCGGGCCGGGCGGGCGTCTTCGAGCGCGGGGAGCGGGGAAGGGAGgtcgggcgggcgggcgggcgatGGCGCGGCTCCGAGGCCCCCGGCCCCGCGGAGCGCGGGTCCCGGCTTCTGCGAGCACCGGGGTCAGGCGGCGGCCGGAGGGCCGAGTGCCCGCTGGGTGCCCCAGGGCCCCGGGCAGCACCCTGTGGTCCCAGGAGTTGCGTTCTCGGCTCCTCGGTGGCGGCAGCACCCACGGGGCCCGCGGGGCGCCCCTCGTGTGCGGTTTGGGAAGGAAGCGGGCCTCGCCGGGCCGTGGTGCCGCCCGGGAGCGACGGTGGTTCTCCGACCGGGCCTCCCCGTCTGACCGGAGTGCGGCAGGGCTGAGCCGGGCCCGGGCGCCGACTGGGTCGAGAAGCCGCTCGTAGCCGCCGTTCCTGTCGGAGCGGAAAGGGCACGTCCGGCATGGTGTGCTCTGCGCGGCGGTCGGTCGTGGGCGCAGCGTGGCCTCGTCTGATGCGAGCGTTCCCTGAGATGGTGTGTGGGCGGCAGGAGAGCGCCACGGCCCAGCTCGGAGTGGCAGGCCGGCTCCTGCGTGGCAGGGCCTCGTGGGCTCTTTCTCAAGACGTAGCGGGTGCGGAGATGGTCAGAGGCAGCCCCTGTGCCTGTGGAGATAGCAGCGTGGCGGGGAGGCTGATCGCAGATACCAGGTGTCATCGGAGGCCGGGGCGCACCGCTCTCAGGGCTTGGAGGGGCTCAGCAAAGCCGCAGCCGAGGCGCGGACTCTGGCCGGGTGGTGGGACACACTGGTGTTTGCCAGGCAGGCGGGGATGAAGGCCGGCGGGAGCAGAGGCCGGTGTCGGGGGCCGCCCACCGGCTCACCAGGGGAAGGGAATAGCGTGTTCTTTAACGTGGTTGAGCGTGCAGTGCCGGGGAGGGCGCAGGCGGTGGGCCGGGGCCGGGTCATGACACTGTCTGGAACTACGCTGAAGAGGGTGGCTCTGTGCGCCCCGCTCCCCAAGCGCCTGCAGTAAACCCAAGCTTCAGTCCTGTTTGAAAGTCACAGCCCTAAGCCCTGTGGAGCCACCAGAGGGCTTtacagtggggagggagaggctcCCACTTGCTCTGTCGCGGTGAGAGGGAGCAGGGAGAACACGAGAGTTGAGGAGGTGTCAGTGAGGCAGATGCTGGCAGGGACAAGCTCAGCCCGGTGTTTAAGTGGTAGAAAGCGCTCGGCTACCTGTGGTgatgggggcggggaggaggctGAGATGCCAGGGGAGGAAGTTGAGCTTCCTGGCTTTTCTGAGAGCAGCAGTGAAAGGGAACAGGAGCATTCAGCCACGTGGGGACCAGGGCACGGTGGACCAAGCGGCCTTGTGAATGCCGGGTCAGGGCAGCAGCAGGACCTGGGGCCAGCTGTCCAGGGTGCTGCCGTCAGAGGACTCTGCTCTGTCGCCCGGTGACTCTAAACAGGATCCAAAATGCTGAGGGCTTCAGATTGTCCAGTTTGGGTTGTGACATGGTTTTTTCACTGCCGTGGAGTTGTGGCAGTGGACGGTCTCTGATGGCAGCGGGCACCGGGACCTCAGAGGCAGAGCAGGTCAGTTTCCTCGCAGAAGTGCTTCCATTTCCAGACAGGAGCGGGAAGGGATCCTGAGCTGAGGTGATGGGCTCAGTTTCGCATGTTTGTGGCCTCTGTGGCGACGTCCAGCGGGGATCAGAAACTTCTGTGGTTACAGAGAAGTCGTGGTGCTTAGGGCAATGgtaggtttcttttttaaaggcaagGAGGA
Encoded proteins:
- the OTOS gene encoding otospiralin produces the protein MRARVALGLALCLLLGPLAGTKPVQEEGEPYAELPPMPYWPFSTSDFWNYVQHFQALGAYPQIEDMARTFFAHFPLGSTLGFHVPYQED